A single Pseudomonadota bacterium DNA region contains:
- the prfA gene encoding peptide chain release factor 1, with protein MDLMPRLEQLEKRHAELSDLLGQPDATNDMEQFTRFNKEYSDLTPVVEAFSAYKGMLSEKEDLEAMLADKDTDADMKEMAQEEYNAVLKAIPESEEKLKVHLIPKDKDDDRNVIIEVRAGTGGDEAALFAGDIFRMYARFAEVNGWKTEILEESAAEVGGYKEVVAQITGVGVYAKMKFESGVHRVQRVPETESQGRIHTSAITVAVLPEAEEADVNIEAKDLRIDTYRASGAGGQHVNTTDSAVRVTHIPTGIVAQCQDEKSQHKNKDKAMKMLIARVHDAERERLESERSADRKSQVGSGDRSERIRTYNFPQSRVTDHRINLTKHNLDEILSGEGLSEVVESLTAEDQARKLAAMAEDAA; from the coding sequence ATGGATTTAATGCCTCGTTTGGAACAGCTTGAGAAACGTCACGCTGAACTATCTGACCTATTGGGTCAGCCTGATGCAACCAATGATATGGAGCAGTTTACGCGTTTTAACAAAGAGTATTCTGATTTGACGCCTGTGGTTGAAGCTTTCTCAGCTTATAAGGGTATGCTCAGTGAAAAAGAAGATCTAGAAGCGATGCTTGCGGATAAAGATACTGATGCTGATATGAAAGAAATGGCGCAGGAAGAATATAACGCTGTGCTTAAGGCCATCCCTGAATCAGAAGAAAAGCTGAAAGTTCACCTGATCCCTAAAGATAAAGATGATGACCGTAACGTTATTATTGAAGTGCGTGCCGGTACTGGTGGTGATGAAGCCGCTTTGTTTGCAGGTGATATTTTCCGTATGTATGCGCGCTTTGCAGAAGTGAATGGCTGGAAGACAGAAATACTGGAAGAGTCTGCTGCTGAAGTTGGTGGTTACAAAGAAGTTGTCGCACAAATTACTGGTGTTGGCGTATACGCTAAAATGAAGTTTGAATCTGGTGTACACCGCGTACAACGTGTGCCTGAAACAGAATCACAAGGCCGTATTCATACAAGTGCCATTACAGTTGCTGTTCTGCCAGAAGCTGAAGAAGCGGATGTAAACATTGAGGCAAAAGATCTGCGTATTGATACATACCGTGCAAGTGGTGCTGGTGGTCAGCACGTCAACACGACAGATAGTGCTGTGCGTGTGACGCACATTCCAACAGGAATTGTGGCCCAGTGTCAGGATGAAAAATCTCAGCATAAGAACAAGGATAAAGCGATGAAAATGCTGATTGCACGTGTGCATGACGCGGAGCGTGAGCGCCTTGAAAGTGAGCGTAGTGCTGACCGTAAGAGCCAAGTAGGGAGTGGCGACCGTAGTGAGCGTATCCGTACGTATAACTTCCCACAAAGCCGCGTGACAGATCACCGTATTAACCTGACAAAGCATAACTTGGATGAAATTCTTTCAGGTGAGGGTCTCAGTGAAGTTGTTGAATCTCTTACAGCAGAAGATCAAGCACGTAAGCTTGCAGCAATGGCTGAGGACGCTGCCTAA
- the rpsU gene encoding 30S ribosomal protein S21, with product MVRIDVRENDVEHALRKLKKAMNREGIIREIKFRRHYEKPFEIRQRKKREAERRIRKSESRRPS from the coding sequence ATGGTACGCATTGATGTTCGTGAAAACGATGTCGAACACGCGTTGCGCAAGCTTAAAAAAGCGATGAACCGCGAAGGGATCATTCGTGAGATTAAGTTCCGCCGTCATTACGAAAAGCCGTTTGAAATCAGGCAGCGTAAGAAGCGTGAGGCAGAGCGCCGTATTCGTAAATCAGAATCTCGTCGCCCAAGCTAG
- the hemA gene encoding glutamyl-tRNA reductase: MTGGYVIGLDHHKAPLELRERIAAVSDDMLLDLVPPHVSAMVLSTCNRYEVYTAPSEDWCVSMVPYLLSERSGISVDELRPVLYQRHGRAAVKHGFAVAASLESMVVGEPQILGQMKSAYLKSREVGRADSYLNRYLESALRVGKRVRHETSLGQGKVSVASVGVDVAKDIFGDLKNCNVLLVGAGDMCEAAALHAKNKQAGSISVVNRTVSKAETLAAKVGGSAYGLDQLQEVLVKSDVVITSTSSEVPLMTKEMMSDVLKARKYKPMLLVDLAVPRDVAADVESLDGVYVYDMDALAQVVKQSEKKRVDTMKDAWQIVEDETSSFVNWSESRQKVHMMSQLRGHVEQVRQDVLTKLGGTPEAEEATRLFMNTLLHTPSKAVKGEGVGTDDIEKMVEFMTGDKCPRQKSL, encoded by the coding sequence ATGACAGGCGGATATGTCATTGGTCTAGATCATCACAAAGCTCCACTAGAGCTTCGCGAGCGTATTGCCGCAGTGAGTGATGACATGCTGCTTGACTTGGTTCCGCCTCATGTCAGTGCGATGGTTCTTTCAACATGTAACCGTTATGAAGTTTACACAGCCCCAAGCGAAGACTGGTGCGTGAGCATGGTGCCTTATCTGCTTTCTGAGCGTTCGGGTATTTCTGTAGATGAGTTGCGCCCCGTGCTGTATCAGCGTCATGGACGCGCGGCGGTAAAGCACGGCTTTGCTGTGGCGGCATCGCTTGAGTCTATGGTGGTTGGTGAACCACAAATTTTAGGTCAAATGAAGAGCGCTTATTTGAAGTCTCGTGAAGTTGGCCGTGCGGATAGCTACCTTAACCGCTATCTTGAAAGCGCGCTCCGTGTTGGTAAGCGCGTTCGTCATGAAACCTCACTTGGGCAGGGAAAAGTTTCTGTTGCCAGTGTTGGTGTGGATGTGGCGAAAGATATTTTCGGTGACCTAAAGAACTGTAATGTTCTTCTTGTTGGTGCTGGTGATATGTGTGAGGCGGCTGCGCTTCATGCTAAAAACAAGCAAGCTGGCAGTATTTCTGTTGTGAACCGTACAGTAAGCAAAGCGGAAACGTTAGCTGCTAAAGTGGGCGGGAGTGCTTACGGCCTTGACCAGTTACAAGAGGTCCTTGTGAAATCTGATGTAGTGATTACATCGACGTCAAGTGAAGTACCTTTGATGACAAAAGAGATGATGTCGGATGTGCTTAAAGCTCGTAAATACAAGCCAATGCTTCTAGTTGACTTGGCTGTGCCACGTGACGTGGCAGCAGATGTTGAAAGCCTTGACGGTGTGTATGTTTATGATATGGACGCCCTTGCTCAGGTGGTGAAACAGTCTGAGAAAAAGCGTGTTGATACCATGAAAGATGCTTGGCAAATTGTTGAGGATGAAACCTCTTCATTTGTGAATTGGAGTGAAAGTCGTCAGAAGGTACATATGATGAGCCAATTGCGTGGCCATGTTGAGCAAGTTCGCCAAGACGTACTGACAAAGCTTGGTGGCACGCCTGAAGCTGAAGAAGCCACACGCCTATTTATGAACACGCTGCTACACACCCCAAGTAAAGCCGTTAAAGGTGAAGGTGTCGGCACAGATGATATTGAGAAGATGGTTGAATTTATGACGGGTGATAAATGCCCGCGTCAAAAATCTTTATAA
- the prmC gene encoding peptide chain release factor N(5)-glutamine methyltransferase, which yields MTVNPASHSFESALKYGTSKLLEAGVDTPSLDAAVLLEYVSGYSKVELIIHSKSNMSAALFQLYDDVLSRREKKEPVAYITGEKEFWSLTLKTHPNVLIPRPDTETLVAAVVGLIADKNAEFEFVDVGCGTGAISLSILKEFPNAKCTAVDINPDARALTLENAKSLGFENRLTISGKPWLDGIEETVDMILSNPPYITVQEMAELMPDVKDYEPHLALEAGEDGLDAYRALVPQLESKLKAGGVVLFEIGMKQAEDVVCLLNKNGMTDVQVIRDLAGKDRVVGAVNPKK from the coding sequence ATGACCGTAAACCCTGCTTCTCACAGTTTTGAAAGTGCGTTGAAATATGGCACATCTAAGCTGCTTGAAGCAGGCGTTGACACCCCATCTTTAGATGCCGCAGTTCTGCTTGAGTATGTGAGTGGCTATTCTAAAGTTGAATTGATTATTCACTCTAAATCAAATATGAGCGCTGCACTCTTCCAGCTTTATGATGATGTATTGTCTCGCCGTGAGAAGAAAGAGCCAGTAGCTTACATTACTGGTGAAAAAGAGTTTTGGAGCCTTACGCTTAAAACGCATCCAAATGTACTGATTCCACGTCCTGATACAGAAACACTTGTTGCTGCTGTTGTTGGGCTAATTGCCGATAAGAATGCAGAGTTTGAGTTTGTGGATGTAGGTTGTGGAACAGGGGCTATTTCTCTCAGTATTCTTAAAGAGTTTCCAAATGCCAAATGCACAGCCGTGGATATTAACCCTGATGCACGTGCGCTTACTCTTGAAAATGCAAAGTCTCTTGGGTTTGAAAATCGCTTAACGATTTCAGGCAAACCTTGGCTTGATGGTATTGAAGAGACAGTTGATATGATCCTTTCAAACCCGCCGTATATTACGGTTCAGGAAATGGCTGAACTGATGCCAGATGTGAAGGATTATGAACCGCACCTTGCACTTGAAGCCGGTGAGGACGGACTTGATGCCTACCGCGCACTTGTGCCACAGCTGGAAAGTAAGCTGAAAGCAGGGGGCGTGGTTCTTTTTGAAATTGGCATGAAGCAGGCCGAAGATGTGGTATGCTTATTGAATAAGAATGGGATGACTGACGTACAAGTGATCAGAGACCTTGCAGGTAAAGATCGTGTGGTTGGTGCTGTGAACCCTAAAAAATAA
- a CDS encoding ComF family protein, with protein MGSFTIERMMAFLGETGKGIQRVLGAFVGQTCPVCLAVTQAETPRLCLKCFSELKTWDKVFPPRPTLPDHIDGFFAPLLYEEGAKRLIHQYKYSDKRMLAEALLPFLMRELATIDEEIESVMAVPMHRKRHWWRQFNQSYLLAEGLAARAGLAHESDFLERSRSTRPQRGLSAKHRKSNLKGAFNVLEDMTGKSVLLIDDVWTTGSTMEECAKVLKKSGANRVFALTICFVEP; from the coding sequence ATGGGTTCGTTTACTATTGAGCGCATGATGGCGTTTTTAGGAGAAACAGGCAAGGGGATTCAGCGCGTTCTTGGCGCTTTTGTGGGGCAGACTTGCCCTGTATGCCTTGCTGTAACACAAGCGGAAACGCCGCGGTTATGTTTGAAATGTTTTAGTGAACTGAAAACATGGGACAAGGTTTTTCCACCAAGGCCAACTTTGCCTGATCATATAGATGGTTTTTTCGCACCGCTCTTATATGAAGAGGGCGCAAAGAGGCTGATTCACCAATATAAGTATTCTGATAAGCGTATGCTTGCTGAGGCCTTGCTGCCGTTTTTGATGCGTGAACTTGCGACTATTGATGAAGAAATTGAGAGTGTTATGGCTGTGCCGATGCACAGGAAGCGCCACTGGTGGCGCCAGTTTAACCAGTCCTATTTGCTGGCTGAAGGGCTTGCGGCGCGTGCAGGCCTTGCGCATGAAAGTGACTTTTTAGAGCGTTCTCGTTCAACGAGGCCTCAGCGTGGATTAAGTGCAAAGCATAGGAAAAGTAACCTTAAGGGTGCTTTTAACGTATTAGAAGATATGACAGGTAAGTCGGTTCTATTGATTGATGATGTATGGACCACTGGCAGCACCATGGAAGAATGTGCTAAGGTGCTGAAGAAATCTGGAGCGAACCGTGTGTTTGCTTTGACTATCTGTTTTGTTGAACCTTAA
- a CDS encoding protein-L-isoaspartate O-methyltransferase produces MNYAEARKNMVECQLLPNKLTNPELIKAFADVPREDFVAQEMKAVCYMDEYVTSGANRSLFPPQVLAQMLQALDVSEDHKVLVVACGTGYSSALLRKVTPNVWAQEDNEELRDISRHMFGGKGSETINWVKGSAQTGYKKEAPYDRILLNEPADVVPEDIKTQLKDGGKLVAVLKGADGLMEATVLTRSGKTFFTETLFETHGVSYEAFKEEENFVF; encoded by the coding sequence ATGAACTACGCTGAGGCTCGTAAAAACATGGTAGAGTGTCAACTTCTACCAAATAAACTGACAAACCCAGAGCTTATCAAAGCTTTTGCTGATGTACCACGTGAAGATTTTGTGGCGCAGGAAATGAAAGCTGTTTGCTACATGGATGAGTATGTAACAAGTGGCGCAAACCGTTCACTTTTCCCACCTCAAGTTTTGGCTCAAATGCTTCAAGCCTTGGATGTGAGCGAAGACCATAAGGTTCTTGTTGTGGCTTGTGGTACAGGTTACAGTTCAGCACTTCTGCGTAAAGTGACACCAAATGTGTGGGCGCAAGAGGATAATGAAGAACTCCGCGATATCTCTCGCCATATGTTTGGCGGTAAAGGCTCAGAGACAATTAATTGGGTTAAAGGTTCAGCACAAACAGGTTATAAGAAAGAAGCACCATATGATCGCATTCTTTTAAATGAGCCTGCAGATGTTGTGCCTGAAGATATTAAAACTCAGCTTAAGGATGGCGGGAAGCTTGTTGCTGTTCTTAAAGGTGCGGATGGTCTTATGGAAGCAACAGTTCTGACGCGCTCAGGTAAAACATTCTTTACGGAAACACTGTTTGAAACGCATGGTGTTTCATACGAAGCCTTTAAAGAAGAAGAAAACTTCGTCTTTTAA
- the grxC gene encoding glutaredoxin 3 — MAKVVIYSKEYCPFCKAVKALFDSLDQAYENIDIAEHPERRDEMIEKANGRTTVPQVFVNGKHLGGNDDVQALHKKGQLQPLLYAEDA; from the coding sequence ATGGCGAAAGTTGTTATCTATTCAAAAGAATACTGCCCATTTTGTAAGGCGGTGAAAGCCCTGTTTGATAGCCTTGATCAGGCGTATGAAAACATTGATATTGCGGAGCATCCTGAGCGCCGCGATGAAATGATTGAAAAGGCAAACGGCCGTACAACGGTTCCGCAAGTGTTTGTGAATGGTAAGCATTTAGGTGGAAATGATGATGTGCAAGCCCTGCATAAAAAAGGTCAGTTGCAGCCACTCTTGTACGCTGAAGACGCTTAA
- the hisS gene encoding histidine--tRNA ligase: protein MNLQNPRGTYDALPEMSERLRFIENTAVEVFRRYGYGEIRTPVFEHMDVFARNVGDSTDIVSKEMYVFDDRGGDKMALRPEGTAAVVRAYYSNGMKQNLPLKLCYAGIPVFRYERPQKGRYRQHHQVGIECFGYNGPETDAEVIAVGFALLRALGIDEGLYVTLNSLGSKEDRVKYREALVAYFEPHKETLSYDSKERLGKNPLRILDSKDEGDRKLIPDAPKMEDYLSAESKAHFEAVKAGLTALDIPYKVDPTLVRGLDYYTHTVFEIHSDKLGAQSQVISGGRYDGLVEQMGKDSVAGIGFGSGTERLEAIMRDMDMKRRPVSFIAMGEGTSVEALRIADKLRAVGLYADVALDGGSFKSQMKRANKLNACYTVIIGEDEMASGEYQLKDMDSGEQQALKADDLIAYLTRAGQ from the coding sequence ATGAATCTACAAAACCCACGTGGTACTTATGATGCGCTGCCTGAGATGTCAGAGCGCCTTCGTTTTATTGAAAATACAGCAGTAGAAGTTTTTAGACGTTATGGCTACGGTGAAATCCGTACACCTGTGTTTGAGCATATGGACGTTTTTGCCCGTAACGTAGGCGATAGCACAGATATCGTAAGTAAAGAAATGTACGTTTTTGATGATCGTGGTGGCGATAAAATGGCCCTGCGCCCAGAAGGGACAGCAGCGGTTGTGCGCGCATACTACTCAAACGGTATGAAGCAAAACCTACCTTTGAAGCTTTGCTACGCGGGTATTCCAGTTTTCCGCTACGAGCGTCCACAAAAGGGACGTTACCGTCAGCACCACCAAGTGGGGATTGAGTGTTTTGGTTATAATGGCCCAGAAACGGATGCTGAAGTGATTGCAGTTGGCTTTGCGCTGCTGCGTGCTCTTGGTATTGATGAAGGCCTTTACGTGACACTGAACAGTTTGGGTAGTAAAGAAGATCGCGTGAAATACCGTGAAGCTCTTGTGGCTTACTTTGAGCCTCACAAAGAGACATTGTCTTACGATTCAAAAGAGCGTCTTGGTAAAAATCCACTGCGTATTTTGGATAGTAAAGATGAAGGTGACCGTAAATTGATTCCTGATGCTCCCAAGATGGAAGATTACTTGTCTGCTGAATCTAAAGCGCACTTTGAAGCGGTAAAAGCAGGGCTTACAGCACTTGATATTCCTTACAAAGTTGACCCGACACTTGTACGTGGTTTGGACTACTACACGCACACTGTATTTGAAATTCACAGTGATAAACTGGGCGCACAAAGCCAAGTGATTTCTGGTGGCCGTTACGATGGCCTTGTTGAACAGATGGGTAAAGATTCTGTTGCAGGTATTGGCTTTGGGTCTGGTACAGAACGCCTGGAAGCGATTATGCGAGACATGGATATGAAGCGCCGACCTGTGAGCTTTATTGCGATGGGTGAAGGCACAAGTGTTGAAGCTCTACGTATTGCAGATAAGCTGCGTGCGGTAGGCCTTTACGCTGATGTTGCTCTTGATGGCGGTAGCTTTAAGTCTCAAATGAAGCGCGCAAACAAGCTGAACGCATGCTATACCGTGATTATTGGTGAAGATGAAATGGCCTCTGGTGAATATCAGTTGAAAGACATGGATTCTGGTGAGCAGCAAGCATTGAAAGCTGATGACCTTATTGCTTACTTGACGAGAGCAGGACAGTAA